The Sulfurihydrogenibium sp. genomic sequence TTATGGAAATGCAATCTTCTGGGCAGGTCAAACTTTTTATGCAGAAAAGAAATACAAAGATGCAATTGATATTTGGGAAATATTCTTAAAAAAATGTGATGAAGGAAAGATTAAAAAATGTAATAAATATCCAGATGCAATGTTAAAACTTGGATACTCTTACATTGAGCTTGGAAATGTAGAAAAAGGAAAACAGTATTTACAGGATTTAATAAATAAATATCCAGATTCAGAGCCAGCATCTTTTGCAAAGAAAAAGCTTGAGGTTCTTAAGTGATAGAAAATCTGTTTAAGATACCTGAACATGTTGCCATCATCATGGATGGAAACGGCAGATGGGCTAAAATGAGAGGTCTGGATAGAGTTTATGGTCATAGAGAAGGTGTTAAGACTGTTGAGAGAACAATAAAATTCGCTAAAAAGGTAGGTATAAAATATCTTACTTTATTTGCATTTTCAACAGAAAACTGGCAAAGACCCATAGAAGAAGTTAATGCAATAATGCAGTTGTTTGTAGAATATATTCATGAAAAACTACCGTTTTTGAAAGAAAATGATATAAAGCTTTTATTTATGGGAAGAAAAGAAGGTCTATGGGATAGTGTTTTAGAAGCTATGAAAAAAGCTGAAGATGAAACTAAGAATTGTAGTAGCCTTACGGTTATCATAGGACTAAATTACAGCGGAAAGGCTGAGATTGTTGACGCTGTAAATAAAATACTTAAAAGTAATGCTGAAAAGATCGATGAAGAAAGTTTTAG encodes the following:
- a CDS encoding isoprenyl transferase, yielding MIENLFKIPEHVAIIMDGNGRWAKMRGLDRVYGHREGVKTVERTIKFAKKVGIKYLTLFAFSTENWQRPIEEVNAIMQLFVEYIHEKLPFLKENDIKLLFMGRKEGLWDSVLEAMKKAEDETKNCSSLTVIIGLNYSGKAEIVDAVNKILKSNAEKIDEESFRNYLYLPEIPDPDLLIRTSGEKRISNFLLWQLAYTELYFTDVLWPDFDEEEFLKALYDYQSRDRRFGRV